CTTGCCAGAGCGATCCCGACGATCCTCCCGCAAATGAGCAAAGAAGAAGCTTTGGAGGTCACAAAAATATACAGCATCGCGGGACTTCTTCCGAGCAACAAGCCCCTGATCGTATCAAGACCGTTCCGCTCCCCGCACCACAGCGCAAGCGCGATCGCTCTTGTCGGCGGAGGCCAATTTCCCAAGCCTGGCGAGATCAGTCTTGCTCACAGGGGAGTGCTCTTCCTCGACGAACTTCCTGAGTTCCCAAGGTCCACGCTCGAAAACCTGCGCCAGCCTCTTGAAGACGGCGTTGTCACGATCAGCCGCGCGCAAGGAACACTCACATTCCCGGCAAAGTTCTCGCTCGTTGCCAGCATGAACCCATGTCCTTGCGGATACTATAACGACCCTGAGCGGGATTGCGTCTGCTCGCCTTCTCAGATCATAAAATACCAGAAAAAGATCTCCGGACCACTCCTGGACAGGATCGATCTGAACATCGAAGTTCCCAGAATAAAGTTCGAAAAGCTTGCGAGCGAAACCCTTTCCGAATCATCAAAGTCCATCAGAGAGAGGGTTGAAAGCGCGAGAAAGATCCAGCGGGAGAGGTTCAAGGGAAGAAAGACGGTCTGCAACTCGGAAATGAACTCAGTAGCCGTAAAAGAATTCTGCGACGTCAGTCCGGAAACGATCGAGCTCCTGAAAACTGCGGTCAACAAATTCCAGCTGAGCGCCAGATCGTATTTCAAGATCCTGAAGCTTGCCCGCACCATCGCCGACCTTGAAGGAAAGAGCGCCATCGAAATGCCACATGTCGCCGAAGCCCTGCAATACAGGCAAAAGAGCAGCGTGGGATAAGGCGATCACAAAATAAATACAGGCGTTACAAAATTCGGTATCTTGAATTTTCAATTTTCAATAGCCAATTATCAATTAATTTTCAATTATTCAATTTTTATTCCAAATCTTTATATTTAAAATTGATTGAAAAAATCATTAATTCATTTATTCAAAATTTGATATTTTAATCCGTCATTTTTCATTTTTATTTTTAAATTTTTAATTTATTACTATGTCCAATGAAGAACAGATCCTGGAAATGCTTAAGCATAACCAGGCAGTGATGGAACAAGTCTATATTTCCGTCGAAAAAACCCGGAAATATTTCCTTTATTCCCTCATAATCACCATCCTGATGTTCGTCCTGCCTCTTTTGGGGCTCATCATCGTCATACCGATGTTTCTGAACTCCTATGTCGGCGCGCTGAACGGAATATAATCATCATATCGCAGGACCTGCTTCTTAAGCAGGCCTATTATGAATCAGAACGAAAAAAATCAGCGATAGGGCAATACAACAAAGGGAGAATTGCATCAGAAACATTTATTATTATCTGAAAATCTGCTATCATTGCCGTATAGCCCGCGGAAATATATTTCCATACCGTTTGTATTACTGTCTATGCAAAACGTTTTTTGCATGATATAATTCAACAACTAATTTTTATCATCTGACATATACATGAAAAACAGTAAAACACCGAAGAATCCTTTCAACGAAAGCAGCAGTTTCACAAAAAATCTTCTCACCATAATCCTGATCTTTATTATGTTCACCAGCATCTTCGCGCTGACTGACATTTCCGAGAAAAAACCCAGGGAAGTTTCCGTTCCCGAACTGGCTTCACAGATAAATGATGACAAAGTCAAGAGCATTGTCATAAAAGAGAATAATCTTGAGATCGTTCTGACCGACAACTCCAAAGAAACAGCGTTGAAGGACGCCAATTCGTCACTCGAAGAACAGCTTTCTTTCTATGGAGTAACAAAAGAGAAAGCGCAAAAAGCGGGCATATCCACAAAGGGCGAGTCAGGAACCGAATTTTGGGCGAAAGCTCTGATCCCATCGCTTCTTCCCATAATCATTATCGGAGCGCTGCTTTGGTTTATGCTGGGACAAGCGCAAAAATCCAATGTGCAGGCGATGTCGTTCGGAAGATCGACCGCCCGGTTCCAGAAGCCCGGAGAAAAGAAGAAAAGAACCACATTCAAAGACGTAGCTGGCGTGAAAGAGGCGAAAGAAGAGCTTCTTGAGATCGTAGAATTCCTCAAAAATCCGAAAAAATTCCTTGACCTCGGCGCGAGGATCCCGAGGGGCGTGCTCCTTCTCGGAGCTCCCGGAACAGGAAAGACGCTGCTGGCAAAAGCGGTCGCAGGAGAAGCGGAAGTGCCTTTTTTCAATATTTCAGGCTCTGAATTCGTTGAAATGTTCGTCGGAGTCGGCGCTTCAAGAGTGCGCGACCTTTTCAAGACCGCAAAGAAAAATGCTCCGAGCATCCTTTTTATAGATGAAATAGACGCAGTTGGCCGCCACCGCGGAGCGGGGCTCGGCGGGGGACACGATGAAAGAGAACAGACTCTGAACCAGATCCTAGTCGAAATGGACGGTTTCGACACCGGCACAAACGTGATCGTCATGGCCGCAACCAACAGGCCGGACGTCCTCGACCCGGCACTCCTCAGGCCCGGAAGATTCGACAGGCGCGTCGTCCTTGATCTTCCCGACATCAAAGACAGGATAGAAATACTCAAGGTCCACTCTGTCGGAAAACCTCTTTCAAAAGACGTTGATCTCCAGAAAATAGCACAGAGAACACCCGGCTTTTCGGGAGCGGAACTTTTCAATCTCCTGAATGAAGCCGCCATCCTGGCCGCAAGAAGGAACAAAAAAGTGATCGAAAACACGGAAGTCCTGGAATCGATCGAAAAGGTCATTCTTGGCCCGGAAAGAAAAAGCAATATCCTTCTCGACAGGGAAAAGAAGATCGCAGCCTATCACGAAGCGGGACATGCCCTGATCGGGCACATACTGCCGAACACCGATCCGATCCACAAGATCTCCATAATCTCAAGAGGAAGAGCCGCGGGATATACATTGAACCTTCCGACGGAAGACAAGCATCTTCACGCCAAATCCGAATTTGTCGATAATCTTGCAATGCTTCTCGGAGGATTCGCAGCTGAAAAAATAACATTCAAGGATATCACGACCGGCGCTTCGAACGACCTGATGAAAGCAAGCACTCTTGCGCGCGAGCTCGTGACAAAATATGGCATGAGCGACAAACTCGGCCCCATCGCATTCGGACAGCAAAGCGACATGGTTTTCCTCGGCCGTGAGATACACGATCAGAGGAACTACAGCGAGGAGAAAGCTGCCGAGATCGACCATGAAGTTGCACTTTTCATCGAAAACGCTCTGAAAACGGCAAAAAAGGTTCTCGAGGAGAACAAAGTAAAATTGGACAAGATCGCCAACCGATTGATCGAAGTTGAAACCATCGAAAAAGAAGAATTCGAAGAAATGATGAAATAGAATAAACATTGTTCTATTATTCCATTGCCAGATCACCTTCATCGCTGCGCTAAAGCTATTTCCAATATATAATTTCTCCGCCAGGAGTGGACTGGTTTTGGGTTGAAAATAATTTTTGAGAATAAGTTTTAGTGTTCAAATGTTTTAATTATTCAACATTAACAATGAAACAAACATTTCCCGCAAAAAGAAATTCGATTCTTTTCATGTTATCTCTGGCGATCTCTATCTTTTTTCAAACCCAGCTTGCCGAGGCCGCAGCGACCTGCGGAACCGCACTTGGAATATATTGCAATCCCACAACAACCCCGAGCCTGAGAGACGCCATATTGATCATCATCAAATATCTGTTCTCCATAATAGGCATTGTCTGCCTCATATTTATTGTCATTGCGGGGATGAAATATACGACCTCCGCCGGAAACGAACAGAAAGCCACTTCCGCCAAAGAAGCGTTTTCTTCCGCAGCGCTTGGACTGGTCATCGCCCTTCTTGCATACGGCATTCTGGATATCATACAGGGAATATTGAATTCATAGCCAGGAGAGTTGTCTGCCTGACACCTGTCTGCTTTCCTGAGAAATGTTGAAAACATATCGCTTGCATCGGTTGACATTTGATGCCACTTGGATTATAAATTAATCAGGAGGAATAATATGGCCAGCGACATCAAAATAAAGAAACTCTTGCTGCAAATGTCAATAATAGTCTTTGTGGGCTTAACGATCCCCACAGTCATGGCAAAGATAAGCGAATATGAATTCAGTGTTTGGATTTTAACGGTTTCTGCTTACACGGTCATAGTTTTCGCAGGATTTAAGATCGAATATGTCATGAACACAATAGCTTCTGTGATAACTCCCAAAAACAGGAAAGGAGTCTCTCACTAGGCTATTTTTTTTATTTATGCGACCAGATACCGGCCTAAACTTGATCAGCCGTAACCGCGCTATATGCTCATGCCGAAGGCCATGCGGAACAGGATCAAACTGTCAATCTCTTTTTATTATTTTCGAAATGTATTATAATAATATTATACGAGACAGAGACAAATATATAACAAAATAGACAAAAATATGAAAATAA
The window above is part of the Candidatus Paceibacterota bacterium genome. Proteins encoded here:
- a CDS encoding YifB family Mg chelatase-like AAA ATPase, whose protein sequence is MISKINSCAVIGLDCEPVEVELDISAGLAGITVVGLPDTAVQESKERVRSAIKNSGFKYPTTRITINLAPADIKKEGPAYDLPIAVGMLIASKQLNADLTDSIFVGELALDGKLRHTNGILPIAIYARQKGFSKLYVPKVNEYEATLVEGIDIMPVENLLQLAEHLMGEKPIEPAKVHGIKFEECDNDFSIDFAYIKGQEHIKRAIEIAASGGHNILMSGPPGTGKTLLARAIPTILPQMSKEEALEVTKIYSIAGLLPSNKPLIVSRPFRSPHHSASAIALVGGGQFPKPGEISLAHRGVLFLDELPEFPRSTLENLRQPLEDGVVTISRAQGTLTFPAKFSLVASMNPCPCGYYNDPERDCVCSPSQIIKYQKKISGPLLDRIDLNIEVPRIKFEKLASETLSESSKSIRERVESARKIQRERFKGRKTVCNSEMNSVAVKEFCDVSPETIELLKTAVNKFQLSARSYFKILKLARTIADLEGKSAIEMPHVAEALQYRQKSSVG
- the ftsH gene encoding ATP-dependent zinc metalloprotease FtsH, yielding MKNSKTPKNPFNESSSFTKNLLTIILIFIMFTSIFALTDISEKKPREVSVPELASQINDDKVKSIVIKENNLEIVLTDNSKETALKDANSSLEEQLSFYGVTKEKAQKAGISTKGESGTEFWAKALIPSLLPIIIIGALLWFMLGQAQKSNVQAMSFGRSTARFQKPGEKKKRTTFKDVAGVKEAKEELLEIVEFLKNPKKFLDLGARIPRGVLLLGAPGTGKTLLAKAVAGEAEVPFFNISGSEFVEMFVGVGASRVRDLFKTAKKNAPSILFIDEIDAVGRHRGAGLGGGHDEREQTLNQILVEMDGFDTGTNVIVMAATNRPDVLDPALLRPGRFDRRVVLDLPDIKDRIEILKVHSVGKPLSKDVDLQKIAQRTPGFSGAELFNLLNEAAILAARRNKKVIENTEVLESIEKVILGPERKSNILLDREKKIAAYHEAGHALIGHILPNTDPIHKISIISRGRAAGYTLNLPTEDKHLHAKSEFVDNLAMLLGGFAAEKITFKDITTGASNDLMKASTLARELVTKYGMSDKLGPIAFGQQSDMVFLGREIHDQRNYSEEKAAEIDHEVALFIENALKTAKKVLEENKVKLDKIANRLIEVETIEKEEFEEMMK
- a CDS encoding pilin, which encodes MKQTFPAKRNSILFMLSLAISIFFQTQLAEAAATCGTALGIYCNPTTTPSLRDAILIIIKYLFSIIGIVCLIFIVIAGMKYTTSAGNEQKATSAKEAFSSAALGLVIALLAYGILDIIQGILNS